The genomic window AAAGCCGAGCCGATTCTTTCTGCGCTCACCATCCTAATTCCTGATTGGGAGAACACCCCGGAAGCGAGATCGATGGTCGGGGGGCTCCTTCATATCCTGGGCAATTCTGAGGGCATCGCGGCGCAGAATGCGTTGGACAAAATAGATCCCACGTGGCGCGAATCCGATGTATGTAAGGAATTTACAACGTATCTACTTTTTGAATTTCAGAACCTCTTCATTATTGGTGACTTGCCGGACGTTTTGAGTGCAGCGATAGCGCTGGGCAGAATCAGGGCAAGAGATGCAATTAGCTTGATGTCGAGAGCGTTGGATCGAAAATTACCTTCGAATTTCCGTACAGTGATTGAAACCTCGCTGGATCAGATTGATCAAAATTGGCCGCTTTCCGCAGAGGCAGCAGAATCGGTCTCGCGTCTCATTCTTCAAAAACCTAACGCTTCTGCTTTAGGAAGACTGACCAAAGCAGATTTCACCAGTCTACTAGAGAAATTACTGTACGATCCGTCCTCCAAAATACGAATCACCGCGGTTACGGAATTAGAATCGCGTGGTTGGAAACCCAAAGATGACTTCCACAATGCGCTCCTGGCGCTCATCAAAGAGGACTGGAAAACAATCGCCGCATTGGAAGAAAGAATCATAGATCCTGTTGTTACCCTTCTGAAAATCCACAGAGATGAACAATCCAGATACGAGCGCGAGAAATATGTTTCTTACGTGGTAGAAAAATTACTCAAGACCGTCAGCAGTCGAGTTTTTGGGCTGCTGGCCGCGAAGGATTTATCAATGATTGTCACGTATGTGCTGGAACACTGGCGCCACGGCTCTGAGATAAATCCAAGGCTTCGTAATCCGGATGTCATCCTCGCACTGGCTCCTGAGCTGGCGCAAAGATTAAATGTAAAGCTGGAAAGAATCACACCAGCCGCGGAACACGGTGAGACTTCATGGGAAGAAGGCTTTCTCATGACAGTTGGCTTATTGGGCGATGCTCGATGCATATCACCACTGATTCAGGTAGCAAAAGACAATGAGGATTTGGCTGAGGACGTAATACTCGCTCTGTCTGAACTGCTGAACCGCAACCAAAGAGACGCAACAGTCGAATCCCTTGAGGCAGCAGCGAGACTTGATGATGTCTACCAAACAGTTTGGGAATATAACAAGGTCCACGATCTTGTTCTTACCTCAGGCAAACGGCGTGTTGATGTTTCGAATGTAAATCGAATTGCAAGCACTGAATTGGAAGATCGCCGGGGGAAAAATAATTTCGGTGGATCATAGTTGGTCACTGAATAAAACCCCCCGAAGTAACCATGCATTGCATTTATTGTTAGATGCATCCAAAAATAAAAATCGGAATTGCACTAATCATTGTCGCACTCGTTCTATCGGTACCGGCTATTCAGGGCAATAAAGGATCTGGACGTACCAAACAATTGATGGGGATCGTCTTTCTTTTTGTTTTACCTGGCATTCTGCTGATCCGGGATGGAATAAAAAGGCGGCAAAAGGTTGTATCTATCTTGATAAGAAGCGACATCCCTATTGCAGAAGAAAACAAAAGGATCTTGATGAATCAGATCCTGCAGCAGCAACGCGACCTGGGGCATTCGATTCGACCGGATTTACCCATCTCCTTTTGTGTCGCGCGTCGAAGCGATGTGGCTTACATCAACGCTCAGATCCAGGAGACTTTTGGTAAGTTCGCGAATGAATACGCCACTGAGCGCACACGAGTGTTTGATTTTGAGTCCATGAATGGTCAAATCAAAGGCAATTATTACGTGCTGTTCGAGACGGAGCAGATTTAATTGTTGAGCCAGTGAAAGTCACGCCATATCAAAAGGCAACTCGAGTGAAACAAGAGGCGAGAAATAGCCCCCTAAGTAATTCCAACTATACAATGGCAACCTCTGCCGGTAATATGCCGCTCCACACAGAAGTGGATTCCGTCTGATGATAAAATCAGGTTGATCCACATGAAAAAAGTTGAGGGGCGTTCCTTATTTTATCGTTGTCCCAATTGTTGCATTAATCTGAAAAAACGGTCCGTGGAAGGAATACCAGATGCGATCGGATTTACTTCCTGTAATATTTGTGGCGCTTCCTTTTCTTACGCGGAAGTCTACTACGAAGGCAAGTATGACCTACCTGAAGTCGAAGGGCCCTGTCCGCATTGTTCAACGCCTCTGCGCGGTCCGGAAGCGGAACTGATCGGCCAACCCTGCCCATCCTGCGGCCAAGTAATTCCAAAGACACGCTTCCCCATTCAAATCAATTTCAAAGAGTGGCGGGTATGGAGGCGTACCGAATGGATCCTTACAGTACTTCTTGCATTTCCGCTCCTGATGTTCGCCGTATTGTTAATCAGCATTCCCGTCACAATTTTTACAGCTCCTAAGAAGAATGCAAGAGAAGCAGTCCGATTCGAAATCAGGAGTGTTGAAACTTCTCCCGTACCAGGCACGGAACCAGAGATTGCCCGGCTATCGAGTGAAACTTATTACATTGATAGCAATGTAGAATTAAACAATCGGCATGTCCGAAAAGCTACAATGCGCCGAGATCCAAACGGAGTTTTCATTGATGTGGAACTAACCAACGATGGCGCCAAATATTTTGGAGAATTTACACAACAAAGAGCAGGAAAACAGATTGGAATCCTGTTGAATGGTCAGCTGTGGACGACAGCATTAATTCAAACTCAAATAACAGGCGGCCATCTGATCATTTCCGGTTTTTCTGATGAAACGGAAGCCGAGAAAATCGCCAGAGGAATCGAGACTTATGAATGAACTTTCGCCAAATGATTTCAGAAAGCAATCTTGTTACTATCGCAGCCCTGGTGGAAAATTTGGATCTCCGAAGCGAAACGAAAAAACAGCAGAGCGCCGTATCAGAAGCAGTCAAAGAGTCCCGACTTCATAACGCAATGATTCGCTGATTCTGAAAAAATGAAGGTTTTTTCGAAAAGAGCTGAGATCTGTCTTGACCGAGGGCAAACGATCATATAGGTGAACGATTCTAGGTTGAACATCGATGGAGTTTGAGAATCCTTTATAGGACAGATGTGTGTGTGTTGGCGCTCGATCAGATGGTTGCGACTATGGCTTTTTGGTGCTTTCAAGCGCGATATCGGATTTTACAACCTTGTAGGCCCCATCCGGAACACGCTGCGCCAGATTGATTTGTTTCACACCGTTTGGGACGATACAGAATACTTCGTAAGTGTCGGGTCTCATAGATGTAAAAAACCCGCTTCCTGAGCCCGTGATAATGAAGTCTTTCGAAAGGTGAACACCAATGACAGGCGCCTTGCCCTCCACGTCTTTCACCGCCCATTGAACTTCCATATCGGTTGGGTTGAGTTCATTCCCCTTGGACGGATCCCCGTCGGTTTTGAAAGTTACATCAAGCAAAATAAGTTGGGCGTTGGCGGGATCGGGCAATAGTTTTTTTAAATCAGAATTCAGTTGATTCATCACCGACTCCACCGTGAGATATTCGTGCGATTTATCTGATTTTTTCGCCTCAATGATCGAGTAAGTACCTTTGACAAAAGTAGTTTGCGCCACGCTCAACGCGCAGTTCATAAAGGCGATTGATGTCGCAAAAAGAGTCGAGAGAAAACTGTTTCGAGTCATTGCTCCTCCTGTCAGGATTTATCATTTCAGATCAATTCCAGGGCGCTGTGAATTGGCTTGAGTGAACGCTTCTGCATACCTCGGCTGCGCAAACTCAAGCGAACCGACGCCCATTTTATCGACATTCAACTCAATTGGGAAACTCCTGATCAGTCCGACAGCGGCTTTCTGACAACTTTCCTTTCTTTTCTTGTCTCCAAGCCGTTTTAGAAAATAACCAATCACAAACGAGACCGGGAGAATGATGAAGCCTATAATTTGAAAAGCAAGAGGCAGATTCGCAAACTTCAGCTCAAATAGCGAAACCAAACCAAAAAGAGACAGGATGAAACCTGTAATTAGGAATAACGCGACAAGGCTGAGGGGGCATCCCATCATAGGAAAACCGATATTCCGTAATCGATCGTGTCTCTTGCAATCCTCGCAGTACGGCACATGGATCGTTACCGAAGCCTTTTTTGTGTACGAATCATAATTCACTTCCACATTTCCGGACTTTCCAACTTTTGCATGGCCTGCTGTCAGCGCCTGTTTATCCAGCTCAGAAATGACGGTCGCCGTTGCCTCGGCCGAAGAAAAACAACACACGCAACGTTCGGGCCATTTGTAAGGTTTATAGGATAGGAATCCTGGTATTTTAACCCACTCCCGCTCCAATCTTTCGGCGCGCGGTTGAAACAGTTCCGTTCCGCATATGATGCACTTTTTGAATACATCCGCATGAGCGCTGCAAAAGGTTGTCTGACACGATATGCACCACCCACCTACCTCTTCCGGACGATCCAAGGACATTGATAAAAACCAGCCATGAACTATCGCGCACCGATCGCATTGTTCATGACCCGCGCCACTGTTCGATTGTTGATCCCTTTCATTCATCGGTTCATTACAACTCTCAAAGATGTCATTAACTTTGGTTTACCGGTCTTCCACAGCGCTCGCAAGTAGCTGTCATAACGCGCAATGCTCCGCAGAAAGAGCAGCTTGGCAGGAGATAATCCCCGGCAAACTCGCGGAGTTGCTGATCCTGACGTGTATCATCCGCATAAATTTTTAACCACCACCAGAGTTTTGATTTATAACGTCTCGCGATCGCAGATATGAACTCAGTGTTATCAAAACCAGATTCCGTAACAAGCGAATAAACAAGCCATTCCGGCGTTTCGATTCGGGGCGTACCTCGAAGACGTTCGGTTAAATAACCATATTCCCAATTGCCAAACCCCTGCGCTTCGAAACTTTGTATGTCTGTGATCAGACGGAGACCCTGTTCATAATCGCTCGCACTCGATCCTCGTTGCAGTAATGAAGCGAGTGCCTGAACTCTCTCACGGATCGAACCACGTTGACGACGTTTCTTGAGAAAGCCGAAAAGATTTGCCATTAGTCCTCCCGTTTCTCCGCAGTCACAGAAAATCTTGCAAAACAAACACTATTTCCAGAATTTCCACCACTTTTTGGGTTGTAAATCCGTCTGTTTAAACAGCCGATCGAGAGAGATTCTCGTGTCGCATTTCTTGCAAAGTCCGTAAGCACTTGGATCTATGAAGGGTGCACCATCTTTCATTCCAACCCGCACATTGTTAAGGGATACATTAGTGGCTCCGCATTTAGTACATTGAAGTTCACCAGCGCTCGCTTTCTTAAGCAGATCTTTCACTTCCATAATGCTCTCCCGACTTCATGAAAAGTCTCTTCAATCAACAGCATCGAATATCAGTTGCGTACATGACGGACAACCGCCGCCGACGCGTACACAGGATTGGCACTTCAAATAACCACAATTTCTGCACCTGTACGCGCAAGTCAGCATCGAATCGAGAAAGTTTTGCATCTCTGAGCCCAGAACCACTCCGCCGATCTTCTGTCCTTGAAGTTCTGAGCGACGTTTGAGTTCCACTCCACATTTTTGACAATGTAGCTTTTCTCCCCTTGACCTTCGCATCACATTCTTGATTGAATTGCGAACCTTGGAGGTGTGCGATTCCAATTGCCAATCGGTCCGAAACGTTTCCCGGGATCGCTGTTCTTCACGTATTCGCCTCGTTTCTGCCTGTGTCTCTATCCACCTTCGTGAGTAAGCAGCGAACAGAAAAGCCACAAGGGCGACAAGCGGCGAGCACATAAACGTGACCAGATAAAGCCAGAACAGTATCCCTAAGATACCGGTCGCTTTTGAGACGTCGACACCGGCATTGACTAAGAGGATACCAACGCCAAACCATGCTAAAGCTGCAAATGCGATGATAAGACAGCGGCGACGAAACCTTTTTGTCGGTTTTTCCAAATTATCGGCAGGTTCTTTATTCTTACTTAGCTCAAACATAGATGTGGCATCCAGCAATAGACAAAGGGTGAAACTATCATACTGCTTCGCGGGTCGTGAAAAAAGCCATGCGCCCAAACCGGAATTAGTAGTAAAGTGTTCTGAAAACACCCGATAGCGAAACTCGGTATCTTATTCGATATAGAAGAATTGGGTGGCGGAGCCTTATGGTTTTGCAGCTCACAGGACTCTTCTGAATCTCGTGAATCCTTCACTATTGTTTGAAAGCCTTTTGAGCGATGGCGATGTTGGACCAAACTGGGAATATTATTGCATTGCAATTGAATCGAATGATATTTCCAGACTGCATCAAATCACGGTCATGCCAAGAGTTTCTCAAACGGAATTGGTCAAAGCTAATACAAGAGCATTCATCATTTTCGCCACGATTGTGGTTGTCGTTGTCACAATCCTTACCTCGTGGATGTTTTACGTGAAAAAAAATTGACATGGATCAGAGTGGGAGCGCAAGGTGCAACTATTTACGATCTTGGAATTCTGTCCAAGGGGTCGTTATATGCTTATTCATCCAAAGGTATTTACACATCGAATAATCATGGCCTGAGCTGGAAGTTACTTGTTAATTCTGTGCGAACCCCACTGTTTTTCTGTCCCGAAAGGTCGAGCTTTAGTTTGAACTAGACGAATGCCGTCTGGCTTTATTCTGGATTCTTGAACATGCCTCCGCAGTTGGCGTGTTTCAGCATTCCAACGCCAGCTCGCAACGCCGCCTTCTCGGCGCAATCGCAGCATATCCAAGCGCCGCAACCCACACACTTCATAGCTAACCGGCTGAGCAGATTTGGCGTGTATTCAGCTCCCGGCTCAGGACCGCCCATTGCGGCCTCGAGCCGTTTTGTTGCTTCATCTTTTTTCAGTTCGTTTTCCGAGAGCCGCCTTCCACATGACGAACATGCAACCATACCTTTTTGCGAACTCTTTTCGACGGCCCAGAATGTGTCAGCTTGAGGTGCCCGTGGCTCTTTTCTTTCAGACAGGCTAGTCTCTTTGCGTTCCCGAATGAATATGTCACGAAAGGCGAGCGGGTTGGCTGAGAAAGCGGTTGGGAAGTCCTCGCGGAAGCCAAAAACGGCGCGTGGGAAGAGATCGACGAGGGCTTTCTCGACATCCTTTACAAGAACACCGTGGGGAAGCCGAACCGTACAAATTGAACCGTCTGAAAGTCCAAGTTTCACTGTTCCAGCGTCGGGAGGAGAATACTCATATATCCAATTTATAGCAAACACCCAGACGACCTCACCATTGCCCTGTCCGAATGCAACATCAAGAACGCGTCGTTGTTCCAAAGCCTCTCGAAACAAATGGACCGCGCCGAGCAGGGAGACGATCACGATGCCCGCCGCTATACCCCAATGCCAATGTCCGGCGTAAAATACGCCGAAGCCCAAGGGAAAACCAATCCAAAGAGGAAGGAACGGAAAGACCATATTTCCTCTCCTTGTGAATCTAACTGCTCGCGCTAATATTGCGTCGGAATCTTGAGATTTTGTCTTCATTTTTCTCCCTCCGATGCCGGAGGATTCACATCACCGGGCCACAAGGAACCGAAAGAACCATGTGAAATTTGCTCGCGCGGCTCCCGTGCATGTGCTTGTTGAACTTAGGCGCGCGGACGCGCCGGTAATGAGCTGAGCAGAGCATTTGACTGCATTTTAAAAAGGACCTCCTTGCTACTACAGTATGCGTAAGGAGGTCCGTCATGAATGAACTACAGCGATTAAAACAGCTTCAACAACAAATAGCCAACCCAACAATAGAAGGAGTACCACAAGTAGATGCTCTGGAGCAAATGCAATTACAGATGCTTGGAGATATGCAATTGCAAGGTCTCTCAGAGCGGACGCAAGAATCATATGTTCGTGCGATCCGGAAATTTGCAGAGCATTGCGGGAAAGAACCCGATCAGATCAGCGATGAGGAATTACGAGAGTATTTTCTGTATCGGATGAATGTTCAGAAGTGGTCTCGCGTAACAAGCACGATCGCGATCTGCGGGATCAAATTTTTTTACGATCAGACGATTAAGAAAAGATGGCCCGAGATTCGTTTTGTTCGGGCACGCCATGACAAAAAAATACCAATCATCATGAGCCGAACCGAAGTGTGGGTAGCTCTCAGCCAGGTGAGACTGCAAATCTACCGGGTGTGTTTGCAAACGATCTACTCGTGCGGACTACGATTGCAGGAAGGGACTCGGCTGAAAGTGGCCGACATCGACGGCAGTCGGATGATGATTACAGTGCGGAACGGTAAAGGCGGAAGGGATCGGTGCGTTCCGCTTCCAACAATGACGCTTCAAGTGTTGCGCAATTTTTGGAAGACGCACCGGAACAAAGTATGGATTTTCCCTGCATGCGGAAGAGGAGGAATTCACCGGCCGCATGCTGATCAACCAATGCCGGTTTCCAGTGTGCAGGATGCATTCGTGCTGCGCTGAAAGAAGCAAAGATCAGTAAGAAGGCAACGATTCATACCTTGAGGAACGCCTACGCATAATACACCACCTGTTAGAGATCTTGATTTTCTCGAGGAAGTTCAATTTGATCCGGCGAAAATTTCGGCGGTTTGCGGAAATTATGG from bacterium includes these protein-coding regions:
- a CDS encoding site-specific integrase; translation: MNELQRLKQLQQQIANPTIEGVPQVDALEQMQLQMLGDMQLQGLSERTQESYVRAIRKFAEHCGKEPDQISDEELREYFLYRMNVQKWSRVTSTIAICGIKFFYDQTIKKRWPEIRFVRARHDKKIPIIMSRTEVWVALSQVRLQIYRVCLQTIYSCGLRLQEGTRLKVADIDGSRMMITVRNGKGGRDRCVPLPTMTLQVLRNFWKTHRNKVWIFPACGRGGIHRPHADQPMPVSSVQDAFVLR